From a region of the Sminthopsis crassicaudata isolate SCR6 chromosome 6, ASM4859323v1, whole genome shotgun sequence genome:
- the LOC141547551 gene encoding olfactory receptor 5B12-like — MAVMENNTEVTWFILVGFTDTPEYQVLLFIIFALIYIITLVGNLGLVTLIWVEPTLHTPMYFFLSSLSLVDLGSSSAIIPKVLDEILTGDKTISYNDCATQMFFFVTFATTENYLLASMAYDRHVAVSKPLHYSTIMSSRMCLGLTISCYVCGSVNSSIHIGFIFSLSFCRSNIVNHFFCDVPPILTLSCSNIRVTELLVCILGAFNMAFAILIIVISYLSIFIAILRIRSAEGRQKAFFTCASHIFAVSLFYGATIFMYLQPSSFHSMEKDKMISVFYTMIIPMLNPLVYSLRNKDVKNAFRKATRRKNY; from the coding sequence ATGGCAGTTATGGAAAATAACACAGAAGTAACTTGGTTCATTCTTGTAGGATTTACAGATACCCCAGAGTATCAGGTTCTGCTCTTCATAATATTCGCCCTTATCTACATCATCACCTTAGTAGGAAATCTGGGATTGGTAACCCTGATTTGGGTGGAACCCACTCTTCATACTCCCATGTACTTCTTCCTCAGCAGCCTCTCTCTGGTGGATTTAGGTTCTTCTTCAGCTATTATTCCCAAAGTGCTTGATGAAATCCTCACAGGGGACAAGACTATCTCCTACAATGATTGTGCTACCCAAATGTTCTTCTTTGTAACCTTTGCCActactgaaaattatctgttggCTTCCATGGCCTATGATCGCCATGTGGCTGTATCTAAACCTCTACACTACTCTACCATCATGTCATCAAGAATGTGTCTTGGTCTAACCATTAGTTGTTATGTCTGTGGCTCAGTGAACTCTTCAATCCACATTGGCTTCATATTCAGCCTCTCTTTCTGTAGATCCAACATTGTAAATCATTTTTTCTGTGATGTTCCCCCAATATTGACTCTCTCCTGCTCAAACATTCGCGTCACTGAGTTGTTGGTTTGTATTCTAGGGGCATTTAACATGGCTTTTGCCATTCTGATCATTGTGATTTCCTACCTCTCAATTTTCATTGCCATCCTGAGAATCCGCTCTGCTGAGGGCCGCCAGAAAGCTTTCTTCACCTGTGCTTCTCACATCTTTGCAGTGTCCTTATTCTATGGAGCAACCATCTTCATGTACCTACAACCCTCATCATTTCATTCCatggaaaaagacaaaatgatcTCTGTATTCTACACCATGATCATTCCCATGCTGAATCCATTGGTGTATAGTCTGAGAAACAAAGATGTcaagaatgctttcagaaaagctACTAGAAGAAAGAATTATTAA